Genomic window (Flavobacteriales bacterium):
CAGGCTGTCGCCTCCTTCGCAATGTACCTGACAACACGATTCTTCTGCGCCCTGTGCTTGGCACTTGCCCTGTGCTTGCCGGGCGGGGCCGAAGCACAGCGGATCGAGGGCGTGTGCTTCAGCGCGCCACGGAACGAGGTGGGAGATACCAGCATCGCGCAGGTGCAGGCCATCGGTGCGAATTGGATCTGCCTGATGCCTTATGCTTTCGCGCGCACCGAGGATGCCAAGGTCCGTTTCAATCCCGATGGCGGTCAGTACTGGGGTGAAATGCCCATTGGCATCCGAGCCATGGTGCGCATGGCGAAGGCGCACGGCATGAAGGTGATGTTGAAACCGCATCTGTGGTTGGGTCACGGTGAATTCACCGGCACCTACGTGCCGGACAGCACGATCGGTTGGGAACCGTACGAACAGAGCTACCAGGAGTACATCCTCTACTATGCGAAGCTGGCACGCGAGATCGGCGTGGACCTCTTCTGCATCGGCACCGAGATGCAAGCCTTCGTGCAGGCCCGGCCCATCTATTGGAACAAGCTCATCGACAAGATCAGTGACACCTTCCAAGGCCCGCTCACCTACGCCGCGAACTGGGACGAGGCATCGAGCTTTCCGTTCTGGGGCCGCATGGACCACATCGGCGTGGACGGCTACTACCCGATATGCGATAAGGTCCGGCCAACACTGATGGAATTGGAAGCTGGCTGGAGGCAACACGCGGACGAATTGGAACGGCTATCAACCGTCGAGGACCGCCCGGTGCTCTTCACCGAAATGGGCTACTGCTGCACGTCCGATTGCGCGGCCCGGCCTTGGAGCAGTGACCCCGAAGCGCCCCTCGATGAGCCGGCGC
Coding sequences:
- a CDS encoding glycoside hydrolase is translated as MALALCLPGGAEAQRIEGVCFSAPRNEVGDTSIAQVQAIGANWICLMPYAFARTEDAKVRFNPDGGQYWGEMPIGIRAMVRMAKAHGMKVMLKPHLWLGHGEFTGTYVPDSTIGWEPYEQSYQEYILYYAKLAREIGVDLFCIGTEMQAFVQARPIYWNKLIDKISDTFQGPLTYAANWDEASSFPFWGRMDHIGVDGYYPICDKVRPTLMELEAGWRQHADELERLSTVEDRPVLFTEMGYCCTSDCAARPWSSDPEAPLDEPAQAQAWQAFFNVYADKPWYAGCFVWKWFAYVPKDEARRGNGFSPQGRAAMDVLRSEFNGR